The following coding sequences are from one Liolophura sinensis isolate JHLJ2023 chromosome 12, CUHK_Ljap_v2, whole genome shotgun sequence window:
- the LOC135479625 gene encoding carbohydrate sulfotransferase 1-like isoform X1, producing the protein MSTLQIVVIRHGRKLIGLVLVLMAAILVWSSIDVPSSVSRFLIEGRADVQKVFRVDSPKKVLIVAYYRSGSSLTGSVFNDNDEAFYLFEPLYSLYSFKNELRYFNGSTRPWPRDPDSLRMTAVNILASIFKCRLADVDVVTWTRMMCQIGTRTSKEFCECKKGKSPPEILRDCMANYTARCENAKYRVVKTIRSDMAEVRSLLKIVPDLKVIHLQRDPRGMLCSKLFSKHCSVTRVQIDQLCDRLTMDLRDRHSLEKHYPTSFMQVIYEDIVEDAIAEAGDMYKFVAGNLPHAIKAILQDKTKYGGKYDGAYGTYRKNGLQTAYNWTVMITWNTNEAVQNSCFAVLKNGKFPILNNPTELQKFKIPDRRKFRKN; encoded by the exons ATGTCCACTTTACAGA TAGTTGTTATCCGCCATGGCCGGAAGTTGATCGGCCTCGTTCTGGTGTTAATGGCGGCAATTCTAGTCTGGAGTTCCATAGATGTTCCGTCCTCAG TTAGCAGGTTTCTCATTGAGGGTAGAGCTGATGTCCAGAAGGTTTTTCGGGTCGACAGTCCCAAAAAGGTCCTTATCGTCGCATATTACAGAAGCGGCTCATCGCTAACCGGAAGTGTGTTCAACGACAACGACGAAGCGTTTTACCTGTTCGAACCACTCTATTCTCTCTACAGCTTCAAGAATGAGCTTCGATACTTCAATGGCTCAACAAG ACCGTGGCCACGCGATCCCGACAGCCTCCGCATGACTGCGGTAAACATATTGGCGTCCATTTTTAAGTGTCGCTTGGCGGACGTTGACGTCGTAACTTGGACCAGGATGATGTGTCAAATCGGAACGCGTACATCGAAGGAATTTTGTGAATGTAAAAAAGGGAAATCCCCACCGGAGATTCTGCGAGACTGTATGGCAAATTACACAGCCAGGTGTGAGAATGCCAAATACCGGGTTGTCAAAACAATCCGGTCAGACATGGCGGAAGTTAGGTCTCTGCTGAAAATAGTTCCGGACTTAAAAGTCATACATCTGCAGCGTGATCCCCGCGGAATGTTGTGCTCAAAATTATTTTCTAAACACTGTAGTGTGACCCGTGTCCAAATCGACCAACTGTGCGACAGACTGACCATGGATTTGAGAGACAGACATTCGCTGGAAAAACACTATCCTACGAGCTTTATGCAAGTGATTTACGAAGACATTGTGGAGGATGCCATTGCCGAGGCAGGCGACATGTATAAGTTTGTGGCCGGTAACCTGCCTCATGCAATCAAAGCTATTCTCCAAGACAAAACCAAGTACGGTGGCAAGTATGACGGTGCTTATGGTACCTACCGTAAAAACGGCCTACAGACTGCTTATAATTGGACAGTGATGATTACTTGGAACACGAATGAAGCCGTCCAAAACTCTTGTTTTGCTGTgttgaaaaatggaaaatttccAATACTGAATAACCCAACAGAGCTGCAGAAATTTAAAATTCCAGATCGACGAAAGTTCCGGAAGAACTGA
- the LOC135479625 gene encoding carbohydrate sulfotransferase 1-like isoform X2: MAAILVWSSIDVPSSVSRFLIEGRADVQKVFRVDSPKKVLIVAYYRSGSSLTGSVFNDNDEAFYLFEPLYSLYSFKNELRYFNGSTRPWPRDPDSLRMTAVNILASIFKCRLADVDVVTWTRMMCQIGTRTSKEFCECKKGKSPPEILRDCMANYTARCENAKYRVVKTIRSDMAEVRSLLKIVPDLKVIHLQRDPRGMLCSKLFSKHCSVTRVQIDQLCDRLTMDLRDRHSLEKHYPTSFMQVIYEDIVEDAIAEAGDMYKFVAGNLPHAIKAILQDKTKYGGKYDGAYGTYRKNGLQTAYNWTVMITWNTNEAVQNSCFAVLKNGKFPILNNPTELQKFKIPDRRKFRKN; the protein is encoded by the exons ATGGCGGCAATTCTAGTCTGGAGTTCCATAGATGTTCCGTCCTCAG TTAGCAGGTTTCTCATTGAGGGTAGAGCTGATGTCCAGAAGGTTTTTCGGGTCGACAGTCCCAAAAAGGTCCTTATCGTCGCATATTACAGAAGCGGCTCATCGCTAACCGGAAGTGTGTTCAACGACAACGACGAAGCGTTTTACCTGTTCGAACCACTCTATTCTCTCTACAGCTTCAAGAATGAGCTTCGATACTTCAATGGCTCAACAAG ACCGTGGCCACGCGATCCCGACAGCCTCCGCATGACTGCGGTAAACATATTGGCGTCCATTTTTAAGTGTCGCTTGGCGGACGTTGACGTCGTAACTTGGACCAGGATGATGTGTCAAATCGGAACGCGTACATCGAAGGAATTTTGTGAATGTAAAAAAGGGAAATCCCCACCGGAGATTCTGCGAGACTGTATGGCAAATTACACAGCCAGGTGTGAGAATGCCAAATACCGGGTTGTCAAAACAATCCGGTCAGACATGGCGGAAGTTAGGTCTCTGCTGAAAATAGTTCCGGACTTAAAAGTCATACATCTGCAGCGTGATCCCCGCGGAATGTTGTGCTCAAAATTATTTTCTAAACACTGTAGTGTGACCCGTGTCCAAATCGACCAACTGTGCGACAGACTGACCATGGATTTGAGAGACAGACATTCGCTGGAAAAACACTATCCTACGAGCTTTATGCAAGTGATTTACGAAGACATTGTGGAGGATGCCATTGCCGAGGCAGGCGACATGTATAAGTTTGTGGCCGGTAACCTGCCTCATGCAATCAAAGCTATTCTCCAAGACAAAACCAAGTACGGTGGCAAGTATGACGGTGCTTATGGTACCTACCGTAAAAACGGCCTACAGACTGCTTATAATTGGACAGTGATGATTACTTGGAACACGAATGAAGCCGTCCAAAACTCTTGTTTTGCTGTgttgaaaaatggaaaatttccAATACTGAATAACCCAACAGAGCTGCAGAAATTTAAAATTCCAGATCGACGAAAGTTCCGGAAGAACTGA